A single genomic interval of Corylus avellana chromosome ca10, CavTom2PMs-1.0 harbors:
- the LOC132163877 gene encoding uncharacterized protein LOC132163877, with protein sequence MESPNDFSYASEPTSPSRCSLESKMYFYSVPTSPTCRGVSASFGFETEPPSPRTYEDATSSFGDDFEFETSRRFSVESGQNFENPFDHQQQQVQRGNSLPTAMAFADELFCDGKVLPLAPPLKLPPRLRNVNNKSSNQSSAASSPRSPSSVINKLSFSRRSLWNDDFDPFMAALENVREEKRGKTRGDNRRQARSLSPFRATRPQQSDDSVGSSSPKLREPNSLAQVGQSPKKLEEPKGLSFARQLRLVKIDHEMPTKPSLEAGENARESAEHCISKSKSKRQKIRKFLFKSASMRELTDKNKVRDQNTASWKARFLRRFSFKPAGSAQFNGDMRVAKVTKMTLIQYRPKLLMCMGFGARYVN encoded by the coding sequence ATGGAGAGCCCCAATGATTTTTCCTATGCGAGTGAACCCACCAGCCCAAGTAGATGCAGCCTAGAGAGCAAGATGTACTTCTACAGTGTGCCAACTAGTCCTACCTGCAGAGGGGTAAGTGCTTCATTTGGGTTTGAAACTGAGCCTCCATCACCAAGAACATATGAAGATGCCACTTCCTCTTTTGGTGatgattttgaatttgaaacTAGTCGCCGTTTCAGTGTTGAATCAGGCCAGAATTTTGAGAACCCATTTGATCATCAGCAGCAACAAGTGCAGCGTGGGAATTCCCTTCCTACTGCTATGGCATTTGCTGATGAGCTCTTTTGTGATGGCAAAGTCCTCCCACTCGCAcctcctctcaaactaccaccgcGTCTTCGGAATGTCAACAACAAGAGCAGCAACCAAAGCTCGGCGGCGTCTTCCCCTCGGTCTCCGAGTTCGGTTATTAATAAGCTCTCGTTTTCTCGCCGGAGCTTGTGGAATGATGATTTCGATCCATTCATGGCGGCTTTGGAGAATGTTAGGGAGGAAAAGAGAGGGAAAACACGAGGCGACAATCGTAGACAGGCTCGGTCGCTTTCACCATTTCGGGCCACCAGACCACAGCAGTCCGACGACTCGGTGGGCTCAAGCTCACCTAAGCTAAGGGAGCCCAATAGCTTGGCTCAAGTAGGTCAAAGCCCAAAGAAGTTGGAGGAGCCCAAGGGGTTGTCATTTGCAAGACAATTGAGGCTTGTGAAAATAGACCATGAAATGCCCACCAAGCCCAGTTTGGAAGCAGGAGAGAATGCTAGAGAAAGTGCAGAGCATTGTATAAGTAAGAGCAAGAGCAAGAGACAGAAAATAAGGAAATTTCTCTTCAAGAGTGCATCAATGAGGGAGTTAACTGATAAAAACAAAGTAAGGGATCAAAATACAGCATCTTGGAAGGCAAGATTTCTGAGGAGATTTAGCTTCAAGCCTGCAGGGTCAGCCCAATTCAATGGGGATATGAGGGTGGCTAAAGTGACCAAGATGACTTTGATTCAATACAGACCAAAGCTTCTTATGTGCATGGGTTTTGGGGCAAGGTATGTGAATTGA